GTTGGCAATAATGTATCACATTCACACAGAAAGACAAGAAGGAAGTTTTATCCTAATTTGTTCACAAAAAAGTTTTATCTACCTGAAGAAAATAGATGGATTACATTAAAAATATGTGCACAGGGCATTCGTACAATAAATAAAAAAGGTTTGAATGCTGTATTAAAAGATGCAAAGGAAAAAGGTTTTATTAAATCGTATTAATTAAAATATTAGTAAAAAATGGCAAAGAAAGGAAAAGCTAACCGTGTTCAGGTTATTTTAGAATGTACAGAGCATAAAGATAGTGGTATGCCGGGTACTTC
The Bacteroidales bacterium DNA segment above includes these coding regions:
- a CDS encoding 50S ribosomal protein L28, whose product is MSRICQITGKKVMVGNNVSHSHRKTRRKFYPNLFTKKFYLPEENRWITLKICAQGIRTINKKGLNAVLKDAKEKGFIKSY